The following DNA comes from Longimicrobium sp..
CGCGCGTTGGAGCTGGTGATCGCCGACGCCGAGCGCGCCAGCCCCCGCGCCGCCGCCAGCCTGGTGGAGATCCGCCGCACCGTGTCGGCGTGGCCGCAGCTGGGCTCCGACGCGGCGCTGGGCGGGGCCACGGTGGCCATGGCGGTGCGCCGCCTGGCGCTGGGTCAGCCGCTGCCGAGCGGGCGTCGCTCCGTGGACGCCGAGGCCGTGCTGGCCGACGGCGGCCCCGCGCTCTCGGTGGTCACCACCATCGCCCCGCGCCTCAGGGTGCTGGCGGGGGTGGACGGGCGCATCCCCGAGCTGGTGCGCTTCTGCGTGCACCACGGCACGCTGGCCCCCTCGGCCGCAAACCGGCAGCCGTGGCGCTTCAACTGGGACGGCGAGCGGCTCTGGGTGCTGCACGACCGGGCGCGCTCGTCCACCCTGCTCGACCCCGCCTTCCGGGCCGCGCACCTGGGCCTGGGCGCGGCGATCGAGAACATCGCGGTGGCCGCCGCGCACCGGGGCTACCGCGTCCGCACCGAGCCCTTCCCCCGCCCGCGCGACCCGCTGGTGGCCGCCGCGCTCACCTTCGAGCCCGCGGGCGACGCGGTGGCCTGCGACGCGGAGCTCTTCCCGCAGCTCGCCGAGCGGGTGACCAACCGCCGCACCCCGGCGCGGGTGGCCCTGGGCGCGGGGGCGCTCACCGCGCTGGCCGACGCGGCGCGCGTGCGGGGAGCGCGGCTGGACCTGCTCACCCGCGAGGAGGACCTGGCCGAGCTGGGCCGCATCGTGGGCGCGGGCGAGCGCATCCGCTACCTCTGCCGCGAGCTGCACCGCGAGATGGTGGACGAGGTGCGCTGGTCGCGCGAGGAGGCCGCGCGCGCGGGCGACGGCATCCCCGTCGAGGCGCTGGAGCTCACCCCCGCGCAGCAGGCCGCCCTGCGCGTGGCGGCGCGCCCCGACGTGGCGGCCACGCTGCGCGAGCTGGGCGGCGGCCGCGCCTTCCAGGAAGAGGCGGAGCGGGCGGTGGCGCGCTCGTCGGCGGTGGGACTGATCACCGTGGGCGGGGCGGCGCCGGCGAGCGCGCTGCGCGGGGGGCGGGCGGTGGAGCGGGTGTGGCTGCGCGCCACCTCGCTGGGCCTGGCGCTGCAGCCGCTGGCGGCGCTCGTCTACATGTTCGAGATGCTGGACGGCAGCGCGGCCACGGTGTTCTCCGCGCGCGAGCGCGAGGAGCTGCAGGCGCTGCGCGAGCGCTTCGACGCGCTCTTCGAGGCCGCGGGCGACGGAACGCGGCTGATGCTCTTCCGGCTGGGCGTGGCGCAGGCCCCGTCCGCGCGCTCGCCGCGGCTGCCGCTGGAGGCCGTGCTCACCTACGGCCGCCCCGCCCTGGCGGCCTGACGCCGGCGACGGGAGGCCGGCCGGCGCGACAGAATGCCCGCGCGCCGGCCGTTCACAGAGACTTCACGGGCTGACCGACATAGATCGCAGGACACGGAGGACCGGGCGCTCGCGGGGCGCCCGGTCCTCCCGTTCATCAGCGTGCTCCGGCGCCGCATGCAACTTGCTGGTAATCCCATAGATAGATGGACAAACTTGACACTTCCGTACGAAACTCGCATTATACAGGCGCAATTCGCCATAACGTGCATCTTGAACGAAGACGAATGACGACGCTCGCGCACCAGGGGCTGGCTGCCTCCACCGCGCCGGAGGCGGCTCGACCGGACCGCACCGCCCTGTACGAAGCTGCCGGCGCGGAGCCGCTCTCCTGGCGGGAGAAGCTCCGGCTCCCGCTCGTTCGTCCCCGCTCGGCCCGGGCGCTGATCCACAAATATCGCCTCTGGACGGCGCTGGAGTTCGCGTACGACGAGGTCGTTCGCGAGCTGGGCCCGGTGCGTGTCCAGAAGATGGAAGTGCATTCGGATCTCGATGGCTCCCCCTACCTCACGGTCGAGATCCTCGCGCAGACGACCGAGCACGAACCGCTGTTCGAGTTCGAGAGCACGCTCTACACGAGGCTTCGGGAGCGCTTCGCCCGTCCCGATACTCTGCGTCGTTTCCTGATTACGATCAGCCCCGATCCAGACTACCTGCCTCTGTTTGCCTGAATGTCATTCGATCCCGAGCGGTGGCTCCAGGTCGCGGACGTCTGCTGCATCAAGATTCCCAAAGTCGACACGGAGGCATTGCTGCGTACGGCCGAGAACCGCGCTTACTATGCCGCGTTGCTCTCCGTACGGAAGCGGATCGAAGAGGCGCAGGGGCCCGGCACTGTGCCATCGAGCCGCACGCATGAAGCGATCTTCCAAGCGGTAGGCACGGGCGGGGACCAGTTCGAAGAGATCTATCGCGTGCTGCTTCTTCTCAGAGCCGCTCGAGACCGGGCAGATTACGAGTTGAACGCACCCGCACCCAAGTACGAAGCAGTGGTCGATCACGTACGCCGCTGCCGATGGCTGATCCGCAACCGGATCAACGCCATGCGTGACGAAGAGTACCGCCGGCTCAAGGTACCGCGGCCCTGAACCGGATCGGGAAAGCGGAAGGACCGGGCTCTTGCGCGATGCCCGGTCCTCCTGCTTCTTCGGGAGAGTGGTCACGCCGCCGATCCGCATCCGGTCACCCGGGCCGCCTCCGATGTCGCTCTCTCCCGCCACCTACCGCTTCCTGGCCGACGCCGTGGTGGTGATCCACTTCTGCTTCGTGCTGTTCGTGGTGCTGGGCGGGCTGCTGGTGCTGCGCTGGCGGCGGCTGGTGTGGCTGCACCTGCCCTGCGCCACCTGGGGCGCGCTGATCGAGTTCGGCGGGTGGATCTGCCCGCTCACGCCGCTGGAGAACCACCTGCGCGCGCTGGGACGGCAGGCGGGCTACGTCGGCGGCTTCGTGGAGCACTACATCGTGGCGATCATGTACCCGGCCGGGCTCACCCGCTG
Coding sequences within:
- a CDS encoding DUF2784 domain-containing protein, whose protein sequence is MSLSPATYRFLADAVVVIHFCFVLFVVLGGLLVLRWRRLVWLHLPCATWGALIEFGGWICPLTPLENHLRALGRQAGYVGGFVEHYIVAIMYPAGLTRWMQLVLGVFVLAVNGFVYWRVLSGGRRRARVPAPQP
- a CDS encoding Rv1355c family protein, which codes for MSRRFSVLANDFITTDEAWGEAASSPLVLDISRPGDAARLNHLIGSGQVRSLHDTIEQQIHDLLRVRARSGALPPDSALDARDAVLAGMLPSEYGRWVFYPWSGRLVHVLPPAEFAELRLDRNRHKVAAPEQERLARFHVGVVGLAAGNAAALTLALEGACGHLKLADFDAVGLAHLNRVRAGVHDLGVPKTVLAARQIYELDPFARITLFHEGLTPENVADFLGGDVPLHAVVDGCDDLHARVLLREKARAAGIPVLAESGDRGTLDTERFDLEPGRPLFHGRAGELTAAGVAALDDDARRALELVIADAERASPRAAASLVEIRRTVSAWPQLGSDAALGGATVAMAVRRLALGQPLPSGRRSVDAEAVLADGGPALSVVTTIAPRLRVLAGVDGRIPELVRFCVHHGTLAPSAANRQPWRFNWDGERLWVLHDRARSSTLLDPAFRAAHLGLGAAIENIAVAAAHRGYRVRTEPFPRPRDPLVAAALTFEPAGDAVACDAELFPQLAERVTNRRTPARVALGAGALTALADAARVRGARLDLLTREEDLAELGRIVGAGERIRYLCRELHREMVDEVRWSREEAARAGDGIPVEALELTPAQQAALRVAARPDVAATLRELGGGRAFQEEAERAVARSSAVGLITVGGAAPASALRGGRAVERVWLRATSLGLALQPLAALVYMFEMLDGSAATVFSAREREELQALRERFDALFEAAGDGTRLMLFRLGVAQAPSARSPRLPLEAVLTYGRPALAA